A window of Aeromicrobium sp. A1-2 contains these coding sequences:
- the coaBC gene encoding bifunctional phosphopantothenoylcysteine decarboxylase/phosphopantothenate--cysteine ligase CoaBC: MSEIVLGVSGGIASYKAAELLRLFTEAGHSVRVIPTASSLNFVGAATWEALSHKPAQTDVFEHVDEVAHVRIGQGADLVLVAPATANIVAKAAQGLADDLLTNTLLTARCPVIFAPAMHTEMWENAATQANVATLRSRGIVVLEPAVGRLTGSDTGKGRLPDPTQIYAAALQVLEGRSQDLAGKHVVISAGGTREFLDPVRYLGNRSSGRQGYALAEAAVSRGARVTVVAANVSLPDPAGAELVRVISTEDLRRSMHLAAADADAIVMAAAPADFRPAEFVDAKIKKTADGVAPEIRLLENPDILAELVAARTSKRPVIVGFAAETGDAHSTVIEHARAKLARKGCDLLVVNDVSAGKVFGSDENEAVILGSDGTVEEISHGPKITLAHVIWDAVVQRVD, from the coding sequence ATGAGCGAGATCGTTCTCGGTGTGTCCGGTGGCATCGCTTCCTACAAGGCCGCCGAGCTGCTTCGCCTGTTCACCGAGGCGGGCCACAGCGTCCGGGTGATTCCCACGGCGTCGTCACTCAACTTCGTCGGTGCTGCCACGTGGGAGGCGCTGAGCCACAAGCCGGCGCAGACCGATGTGTTCGAGCACGTCGACGAGGTCGCGCACGTACGGATCGGACAGGGCGCCGACCTCGTGCTCGTCGCCCCGGCGACCGCCAACATCGTGGCCAAGGCCGCGCAGGGTCTGGCCGACGACCTGCTGACCAACACCTTGCTGACCGCGCGGTGCCCGGTCATCTTCGCGCCTGCCATGCACACCGAGATGTGGGAGAACGCGGCCACGCAGGCCAATGTGGCAACCCTGCGGTCCCGGGGCATCGTCGTCCTGGAGCCGGCGGTGGGTCGCCTGACCGGCAGCGACACCGGCAAGGGGCGTCTGCCAGATCCCACCCAGATCTACGCGGCCGCCCTGCAGGTCCTGGAAGGTCGCTCGCAGGACCTGGCCGGCAAACATGTCGTGATCTCGGCCGGCGGGACTCGCGAGTTCCTCGACCCGGTCCGCTACCTGGGCAACCGATCGTCGGGGCGTCAGGGCTACGCGCTCGCAGAGGCCGCGGTGTCTCGCGGTGCGCGGGTGACCGTGGTCGCGGCGAACGTTTCCCTGCCGGATCCGGCCGGAGCAGAGCTAGTCCGCGTCATCAGCACCGAGGACCTGCGCCGATCGATGCATCTGGCGGCAGCGGATGCGGACGCCATTGTGATGGCGGCAGCGCCCGCGGACTTCCGACCCGCCGAGTTCGTGGATGCCAAGATCAAGAAGACCGCAGACGGTGTCGCACCGGAGATCAGGCTGCTCGAGAACCCGGACATCCTCGCCGAGCTCGTCGCTGCGCGCACCAGCAAGCGGCCGGTCATCGTCGGATTCGCCGCCGAGACGGGTGACGCCCACTCGACCGTGATTGAGCACGCACGCGCCAAGCTGGCCCGCAAGGGGTGTGACCTGCTGGTGGTCAACGATGTCAGCGCCGGGAAGGTTTTCGGCAGCGACGAAAACGAGGCCGTGATCCTCGGTTCCGACGGCACGGTCGAGGAGATTTCGCACGGACCCAAGATCACCTTGGCCCACGTCATCTGGGATGCCGTGGTCCAGCGCGTGGA
- the rpoZ gene encoding DNA-directed RNA polymerase subunit omega, giving the protein MRLSVSTTRSVAIGITNPPLDDLLEKADSKYKLVLYSAKRARQINAYYSQLGEGLLEYVGPLLETGVQEKPLSIALREINADLLTAVDIDPEAEAAAAEKA; this is encoded by the coding sequence GTGAGGCTTTCTGTGTCAACGACACGCTCGGTCGCCATCGGCATCACCAACCCGCCGCTCGACGACCTGCTCGAGAAGGCGGACAGCAAGTACAAGCTCGTCCTCTACAGCGCCAAGCGTGCGCGTCAGATCAACGCGTACTACTCGCAGCTCGGTGAGGGCCTGCTGGAGTACGTCGGACCGCTCCTCGAGACGGGCGTCCAGGAGAAGCCGCTCTCGATCGCGCTGCGAGAGATCAACGCGGACCTGTTGACTGCCGTTGACATCGACCCCGAGGCCGAAGCCGCAGCAGCCGAGAAGGCCTGA
- the gmk gene encoding guanylate kinase: MPEQSANAVAPERSRLVVLAGPTAVGKGTVAACVRDQHPDIWISVSVTTRPARPGEIDGLHYHFISDEDFDRLIAEDGLLEWAVVHSAARYGTPRAAVEQQLAAGRPALLEIDLQGARQVRERMPEALMCFLAPPTWQELERRLVGRGTEGPEERERRLVTARTELAAESEFDVTIVNTDVETACQELVDLFRSGTSRIHS, translated from the coding sequence GTGCCTGAGCAGTCGGCCAATGCCGTCGCTCCCGAGCGATCGCGGCTCGTCGTGCTGGCCGGCCCCACGGCCGTCGGCAAGGGAACCGTCGCCGCGTGCGTGCGTGACCAGCACCCGGACATCTGGATCTCGGTCTCGGTCACGACCCGGCCTGCGCGCCCCGGCGAGATCGACGGCCTGCACTACCACTTCATCTCCGACGAGGACTTCGACCGGCTGATCGCCGAGGACGGGCTGCTGGAGTGGGCCGTCGTTCACAGTGCGGCCCGCTACGGGACGCCTCGCGCGGCAGTCGAGCAGCAGCTGGCCGCGGGCAGACCGGCCCTGCTCGAGATCGATCTGCAGGGCGCGCGACAGGTGCGCGAGCGGATGCCTGAGGCGCTGATGTGCTTCCTCGCGCCTCCGACGTGGCAGGAGCTGGAGCGCCGACTCGTCGGCCGCGGCACGGAAGGCCCCGAGGAGCGTGAGCGGCGGCTTGTCACCGCCCGGACCGAGCTGGCAGCCGAGTCGGAGTTCGATGTGACGATCGTGAACACCGATGTCGAGACCGCTTGCCAAGAATTGGTAGACTTGTTCAGATCCGGCACGAGCCGGATACATTCCTAG
- the mihF gene encoding integration host factor, actinobacterial type has translation MALPILTPEQRKAALEKAAAARQLRAEVKNRLKNSRASLTEVIQEARANETIAKLKVIDLLQSMPGVGKVRAQEIMHRIGIADSRRLRGLGANQVKALIAEFADRTGRSGRA, from the coding sequence GTGGCACTCCCGATATTGACGCCTGAACAGCGCAAGGCGGCGCTGGAGAAGGCCGCCGCCGCGCGGCAGCTGCGTGCCGAGGTCAAGAACCGCCTCAAGAACTCTCGTGCCAGCCTCACCGAGGTCATTCAGGAAGCCAGGGCCAACGAGACCATCGCCAAGCTCAAGGTCATCGACCTGTTGCAGTCGATGCCCGGCGTCGGCAAGGTTCGTGCGCAGGAGATCATGCACCGGATCGGCATAGCCGACAGCCGTCGGCTGCGCGGGCTCGGAGCCAACCAGGTCAAGGCCTTGATTGCCGAGTTCGCTGACAGGACAGGCCGATCTGGCCGTGCCTGA